From the Theobroma cacao cultivar B97-61/B2 chromosome 2, Criollo_cocoa_genome_V2, whole genome shotgun sequence genome, one window contains:
- the LOC18607076 gene encoding cell division cycle protein 123 homolog, with protein MKEEEVNRCQIQEWYPKFKSVSIRTLIHELPESFVQYLLDDSGPFLLPVSISNEDALPNRIHNPEEEEDYQVSEGSGDEAEPSVPPSFPELELKIKESIETLGGAVFPKLNWSAPKDSAWISTSGTLRCATFSEIALLLRSSDSLTHDLCHAYDSCSDKNMSRPPNFFLALRKWYPSLRPEMEFRCFVQGQHLVGVSQREVTTFYPVLCEKKNDLEMLVKEFFNDNVRLQFESEDYTFDVYVTKDERVKVLDFNPWGAFTLPLLFTWEELEQKPREGDCLEFRIVESQCAVRPGLKTAVPYDYLDTSPGSGWDQFLRNADEELQLQTRSPEAGA; from the coding sequence atgaaggaagaagaagtAAATCGATGTCAGATTCAAGAATGGTACCCAAAATTTAAGTCAGTGTCAATTAGAACCCTCATTCACGAGCTTCCTGAATCATTTGTCCAGTACCTGCTTGATGATTCTGGACCATTTCTGCTCCCTGTTTCCATCTCAAATGAGGATGCCTTGCCAAATAGGATTCATAATCCTGAAGAGGAAGAAGACTATCAAGTATCAGAAGGATCTGGAGATGAAGCAGAACCTTCAGTGCCCCCTTCTTTCCCCGAACTTGAGTTGAAGATTAAGGAGTCGATTGAAACCTTAGGAGGTGCGGTCTTTCCTAAGTTGAATTGGAGTGCACCAAAGGACTCTGCATGGATAAGCACATCTGGGACTCTCCGTTGTGCTACATTCAGCGAGATTGCTCTCTTGCTTCGGTCATCTGACTCCTTAACCCATGATTTATGTCATGCATATGATTCATGCAGTGACAAAAACATGTCAAGACCCCCAAATTTCTTCCTTGCCCTTCGTAAGTGGTATCCATCTCTACGACCAGAAATGGAATTCCGTTGCTTTGTCCAGGGCCAGCACCTTGTTGGAGTTTCACAGCGGGAGGTCACTACATTTTATCCTGTTCTTTgtgagaagaaaaatgatctTGAAATGTTGGTTAAAGAATTCTTCAATGACAATGTGAGGCTACAATTTGAATCAGAAGATTACACATTTGATGTTTATGTTACAAAGGATGAGCGTGTCAAGGTGTTGGATTTCAATCCTTGGGGTGCATTTACACTGCCTCTGCTGTTTACCTGGGAGGAATTGGAGCAAAAACCGAGAGAAGGAGATTGCTTGGAATTCAGAATTGTAGAGAGCCAATGTGCTGTTCGGCCAGGTTTGAAGACAGCGGTTCCATATGATTACTTGGATACTAGCCCCGGGAGTGGCTGGGACCAATTCCTGAGAAATGCTGATGAAGAATTGCAGCTACAAACCAGGTCTCCTGAAGCAGGAGCTTGA
- the LOC108660562 gene encoding F-box protein SKIP19-like has protein sequence MSTVTESQSLEAETETETEWESESESEPPKEPCLRNWLDLPRDVTASILLRLGAIEIIESAQKVCTQWRNISRDPSLWRSIDMRNAGDLHDMPYNLEIMCRHAIDRSCGGLIDINVEYFGTDDVLAYITQRTTHLRRLRLVQCWGISDEGLSEAASKFPLLEELEIYSGNTGKDAIEAVGRCSPLLKTFKYNQVAIRDPYFKDDEEALAIAQNMRGLHHLQLLGNKLTNHGLQAILDRCPYLESLDLRRCYFVNLDKDLGKRCAEQIKNLRHPSDSTHDYEFTVSSDSGFSDDDYLSSDFGNEDYGLDYEFYGSDGFDGNDGIYDNDYDYDLWFNWGDL, from the exons ATGTCCACCGTTACTGAATCCCAGTCACTCGAAGCAGAAACCGAAACTGAAACGGAATGGGAATCAGAAAGCGAATCCGAGCCACCGAAAGAGCCATGTCTCCGAAACTGGCTAGACCTCCCGCGGGATGTGACGGCGTCGATCCTGTTGAGACTGGGAGCTATAGAGATCATCGAGAGCGCTCAAAAAGTATGCACTCAGTGGCGCAACATCAGCAGGGATCCCTCCCTTTGGCGGTCCATCGACATGAGGAATGCTGGTGACTTACATGACATGCCCTATAATCTCGAGATAATGTGCAGGCATGCTATAGATCGCAGCTGTGGTGGTTTGATCGATATCAATGTCGAGTATTTTGGTACGGATGACGTTCTCGCTTACATCACCCAGAG AACAACTCATCTCAGACGCCTCCGACTGGTGCAATGCTGGGGTATTTCAGATGAGGGATTGAGTGAAGCAGCTTCAAAATTTCCATTGCTGGAAGAGCTTGAAATATATTCTGGTAATACCGGCAAAGATGCTATTGAAGCTGTTGGGCGTTGTAGCCCTCTTCTGAAAACATTCAAATACAATCAAGTGGCTATCAGAGACCCATATTTTAAGGATGACGAGGAGGCACTAGCTATTGCACAAAACATGCGTGGACTACACCACCTCCAGCTTCTCGGAAACAAGCTGACTAATCATGGTTTGCAGGCCATTCTTGACAGGTGCCCGTACCTTGAATCCCTTGACCTGCGCAGATGTTACTTTGTTAATCTGGATAAGGATTTGGGGAAAAGATGTGCTGAACagattaaaaatttgagaCACCCCAGTGATTCAACTCATGACTATGAATTCACTGTAAGTAGCGATTCTGGATTTTCTGATGATGACTACCTTTCTTCTGACTTTGGTAATGAGGATTATGGCCTTGATTACGAATTTTATGGTTCTGATGGTTTTGATGGTAATGATGGtatttatgataatgattATGATTATGATCTATGGTTTAATTGGGGAGATTTGTAG
- the LOC18607074 gene encoding photosystem I reaction center subunit psaK, chloroplastic, with protein MAATAMTTLPQFSGLRPRISAAPVRSLAAVQPMRRKGKGALGARCGYIGSPTNLIMVTTTSLMLFAGRFGLAPSANRKATAGLKLEARDSGLQTGDPAGFTLADTLACGSVGHIIGVGIVLGLKNIGAL; from the exons ATGGCAGCCACTGCAATGACCACTCTCCCTCAGTTCAGTGGGCTAAGACCCAGAATTTCTGCAGCTCCAGTTAGGAGCCTG GCAGCGGTTCAGCCAATGAGGCGCAAGGGGAAGGGAGCTTTGGGTGCTCGCTGTGGTTACATTGGTTCTCCCACAAATTTG ATAATGGTGACAACAACAAGCCTTATGCTCTTTGCTGGGAGATTTGGGTTGGCTCCCTCAGCAAACAGGAAGGCCACTGCTGGGCTGAAGCTCGAAGCAAGGGACTCCGGGTTGCAGACTGGTGACCCTGCTGGTTTTACTCTCGCAGACACCTTGGCTTGTGGCTCTGTTGGCCACATTATTGGTGTTGGGATTGTTCTAGGCCTTAAGAACATTGGTGCTctgtaa
- the LOC18607075 gene encoding DNA damage-binding protein 1: MSVWNYVVTAHKPTNVTHSCVGNFTSPQELNLIIAKCTRIEIHLLTPQGLQPMLDVPIYGRIATLELFRPHGEAQDFLFIATERYKFCVLQWDAETSELITRAMGDVSDRIGRPTDNGQIGIIDPDCRLIGLHLYDGLFKVIPFDNKGQLKEAFNIRLEELQVLDIKFLYGCSKPTIVVLYQDNKDARHVKTYEVALKEKDFVEGPWSQNNLDNGADLLIPVPPPLCGVLIIGEETIVYCSANAFKAIPIRPSITKAYGRVDADGSRYLLGDHAGLLHLLVITHEKEKVTGLKIELLGETSIASTISYLDNAFVYIGSSYGDSQLIKLNLQPDAKGSYVEVLERYVNLGPIVDFCVVDLERQGQGQVVTCSGAYKDGSLRIVRNGIGINEQASVELQGIKGMWSLRSSTDDPFDTFLVVSFISETRILAMNLEDELEETEIEGFNSQVQTLFCHDAVYNQLVQVTSSSVRLVSSISRELRHEWNAPPGYSVNVATANATQVLLATGGGHLVYLEIGDGTLTQVKHVQLEYEISCLDINPIGENSNYSQLAAVGMWTDISVRIFSLPDLNLITKEQLGGEIIPRSVLLCSFEGISYLLCALGDGHLLNFQLNMSSGELTDRKKVSLGTQPITLRTFSSKNTTHVFAASDRPTVIYSSNKKLLYSNVNLKEVSHMCPFNSAAFPDSLAIAKEGELTIGTIDDIQKLHIRSIPLGEHARRICHQEQSRTFAICSLKNQPSADESEMHFIRLLDDQTFEFISTYPLDTFEYGCSILSCSFSDDPNVYYCVGTAYVLPEENEPTKGRILVFIVEDGKLQLIAEKETKGAVYSLSAFNGKLLAAINQKIQLYKWMLREDGTRELQSECGHHGHILALYVQTRGDFIVVGDLMKSISLLIYKHEEGAIEERARDYNANWMSAVEILDDDIYLGAENNFNLFTVRKNSEGATDEERGRLEVVGEYHLGEFVNRFCHGSLVMRLPDSDVGQIPTVIFGTVNGVIGVIASLPHEQYAFLEKLQSNLRKVIKGVGGLSHEQWRSFNNEKKTVEAKNFLDGDLIESFLDLSRGKMEEISKAMSVSVEELSKRVEELTRLH; encoded by the exons ATGAGTGTATGGAACTACGTGGTGACGGCGCACAAGCCTACCAACGTTACTCACTCTTGCGTCGGCAACTTCACCAGCCCTCAAGAGCTCAATCTCATCATTGC GAAATGTACTCGGATTGAAATCCATTTGCTTACTCCTCAAGGATTGCAG CCGATGTTAGATGTGCCAATATATGGAAGAATTGCAACACTTGAACTTTTCCGTCCACAC GGTGAAGCTCAGGATTTTCTATTTATTGCAACAGAGCGATACAAGTTCTGTGTTCTTCAATGGGATGCTGAGACATCCGAGCTTATTACAAg AGCAATGGGGGATGTTTCAGACCGTATTGGTCGACCCACAGACAATGGACAG ATTGGCATAATAGATCCTGATTGTAGGTTAATTGGACTCCATCTATATGATGGGCTTTTTAAG GTTATTCCTTTTGATAATAAAGGGCAACTCAAAGAAGCATTTAATATAAg GCTTGAGGAACTTCAAGTTTTGGACATCAAGTTTCTATATGGTTGCTCAAAGCCTACAATCGTAGTTTTATACCAG GACAATAAAGATGCACGTCACGTTAAAACATATGAGGTTGCTCTAAAGGAGAAGGACTTTGTCGAGGGACCATGGTCCCAAAACAATCTTGACAATGGAGCTGATTTGCTCATACCTGTACCCCCACCTCTCTGTGGTGTCCTTATTATTGGAGAAGAAACAATTGTCTATTGCAGTGCGAATGCATTCAAAGCAATCCCAATCAGACCT TCAATTACAAAAGCCTATGGAAGAGTTGATGCTGATGGCTCTAGGTATTTGCTTGGCGATCATGCTGGCCTTCTTCACCTGCTTGTCATAACCcatgagaaagaaaa GGTTACTGGGCTCAAAATCGAACTCTTGGGGGAAACTTCCATTGCATCGACAATATCATATCTTGATAACGCATTTGTCTATATTGGCTCAAGTTATGGAGATTCACAG CTGATAAAGTTAAATCTACAACCTGATGCAAAAGGTTCATATGTAGAAGTTTTGGAGAGGTATGTCAATTTGGGGCCTATTGTTGACTTTTGTGTGGTTGACCTTGAGAGGCAAGGGCAGGGTCAAGTTGTAACTTGCTCTGGAGCTTATAAGGATGGTTCCCTTCGCATAGTTCGAAATGGAATAGGAATCAATGAACAG GCCTCAGTAGAACTTCAAGGTATCAAAGGAATGTGGTCATTGAGATCCTCTACAGATGATCCATTTGACACGTTCCTGGTTGTTAGTTTTATTAGTGAGACGCGTATTTTGGCAATGAATCTTGAGGATGAGTTGGAAGAAACAGAGATTGAGGGATTTAATTCTCAAGTGCAGACATTGTTCTGCCATGATGCTGTTTACAATCAACTTGTACAG GTCACTTCAAGCTCTGTAAGGCTTGTGAGTTCAATATCTAGAGAGCTACGGCATGAATGGAATGCTCCACCTGGGTATTCAGTCAATGTTGCCACTGCTAATGCCACCCAG GTTTTACTCGCAACAGGGGGTGGTCATTTGGTTTATTTGGAAATTGGTGATGGCACATTGACACAAGTAAAACATGTGCAGCTGGAGTATGAAATCTCATGTCTTGACATTAACCCCATCGGTGAGAACTCTAACTACAGTCAGCTGGCTGCAGTTGGAATGTGGACAGATATAAGTGTGAGGATATTTTCACTCCCTGACCTGAATCTCATCACAAAGGAGCAATTGGGAGGAGAGATTATTCCTCGTTCTGTTCTTCTTTGCTCCTTTGAAGGG ATCTCTTACTTGTTGTGTGCCCTTGGAGATGGTCATcttctaaattttcaattgaaCATGAGTAGTGGTGAGTTAACAGATAGGAAAAAGGTTTCTCTTGGGACCCAGCCCATAACGCTTCGTACTTTCTCCTCTAAGAATACCACCCATGTATTTGCCGCATCTGATAGGCCAACTGTCATTTATAGTAGTAACAAGAAACTACTCTACAGCAATGTCAATCTGAAGGAAGTCAGTCATATGTGCCCTTTTAACTCTGCTGCTTTTCCAGATAG CCTTGCCATTGCGAAAGAAGGTGAACTTACTATTGGCACTATTGATGATATCCAGAAGCTTCACATTCGCTCTATCCCACTTGGGGAGCATGCTCGTCGCATCTGCCATCAGGAACAGTCTCGGACCTTTGCAATATGTAGTTTGAAAAACCAGCCTAGTGCTGACGAATCTGAAATGCATTTTATCCGCCTGTTAGATGATCAAACCTTTGAGTTCATTTCGACCTACCCTCTTGATACTTTTGAGTATGGTTGCTCCATACTGAGCTGTTCATTCTCAGATGATCCTAATGTATATTATTGTGTGGGGACTGCATATGTTTTGCCAGAAGAAAATGAGCCGACTAAG GGCCGTATATTGGTTTTCATTGTTGAAGATGGGAAGTTACAGCTTATTGCCGAAAAGGAAACTAAGGGGGCAGTTTACTCTCTAAGTGCTTTCAACGGCAAACTACTGGCTGCTATTAATCAAAAAATCCAGCTGTACAAGTGGATGCTTCGGGAGGATGGCACCCGGGAACTGCAATCTGAATGCGGACATCATGGCCACATACTTGCCCTCTATGTACAAACTCGTGGGGATTTCATTGTTGTTGGTGATCTGATGAAATCAATATCCTTGTTAATCTACAAA CATGAGGAAGGTGCAATTGAGGAACGAGCCCGTGACTATAATGCTAACTGGATGTCAGCTGTTGAGATTCTTGATGATGACATCTATCTTGGTGCTGAAAACAACTTCAACCTCTTCACAGTTCGGAAGAACAGTGAAGGGGCCACTGATGAGGAACGGGGCCGTCTTGAGGTGGTTGGTGAGTACCACCTTGGGGAATTTGTCAACCGATTCTGTCATGGTTCCCTTGTTATGCGATTGCCAGATTCTGATGTAGGCCAGATTCCAACTGTTATTTTTGGCACCGTTAACGGTGTCATCGGTGTCATTGCTTCACTTCCTCATGAGCAGTATGCCTTTTTGGAGAAGCTCCAATCGAACTTAAGAAAGGTAATAAAGGGTGTTGGAGGGCTGAGCCATGAACAATGGAGATCATTCAACAACGAGAAGAAAACTGTGGAAGCCAAAAACTTTCTGGATGGTGATTTGATCGAATCATTCCTTGATCTGAGCCGTGGTAAGATGGAGGAGATTTCCAAGGCGATGAGTGTTTCAGTGGAGGAGCTTTCCAAGAGAGTTGAGGAACTGACGAGGTTGCACTGA
- the LOC18607073 gene encoding eukaryotic translation initiation factor 3 subunit B — MASEVMLMNEIESTAARLGIDLDNFDYSSVKLPPGEYCGIVSDDEDVYHDDQLEFDSGFGNIIVVDNLPVVPREKFEKLEGVIRKIYSQIGVIKEDGLWMPVDPETKKTLGYCFIEYNTPQEAELAKEKTNGYKLDRAHIFAVSMFDDFDKYMRVPDEWAPPEIKPYTPGENLQKWLTDEKARDQFVIRAGTDTEVLWNDARQSKTELVYKRAYWTESFVQWSPLGTYLATVHRQGAAVWGGANTFNRLMRYAHPQVKLIDFSPGEKYLVTYSSHEPSNPRDANRVVINIFDVRTGKVMRDFKGSADEFAIGGTGGVAGVSWPVFRWGGGKEDKYFAKLGKNMISVYETETFSLIDKKSLKVENVVDFSWSPTDPIIALFVPELGGGNQPARVSLVQIPSKEELRQKNLFSVSDCKMYWQSNGDYLAVKADRYTKTKKSTYTGFELFRIKERDIPIEVLELDNKNDKIIAFAWEPKGHRFAVIHGDNPRPDVSFYSMRTAHNTGRVSKLTTLKGKQANALFWSPGGRFIVLAGLKGFNGQLEFFNVDELETMATAEHFMATDIEWDPTGRYVATSVTSVHEMENGFNVWSFNGKLLYRILKDHFFQFLWRPRPPSFLTPEKEEEIARNLKKYSKKYEAEDQDVSMLLSEQDREKRRMLKEEWDKWVSEWRRAHEEEKLERQKLRDGEASDEEEEYEAKEVEVEEVLDVSEEVLSYED, encoded by the exons ATGGCGTCGGAGGTAATGCTAATGAACGAGATAGAGTCGACGGCGGCTCGACTGGGTATCGACTTGGATAACTTCGATTACAGTTCCGTCAAACTTCCTCCTGGAGAATACTGTGGCATTGTCAG TGACGATGAGGATGTTTACCATGATGATCAACTGGAGTTTGATTCCGGGTTTGGAAACATTATAGTCGTCGATAATCTCCCGGTTGTTCCTCGTGAGAAGTTTGAGAAACTCGAAGGTGTGATTCGAAAAATCTATAGTCAGATTGGTGTGATTAAGGAGGATGGTCTTTGGATGCCCGTTGATCCTGAGACTAAGAAAACCCTGGGTTATTGTTTCATAGAGTATAATACTCCTCAG GAAGCTGAGCTTGCTAAGGAAAAGACAAATGGGTACAAGTTGGATAGAGCACATATTTTTGCTGTTAGTAtgtttgatgattttgataaGTACATGAGAGTTCCGGATGAATGGGCTCCTCCTGAGATTAAACCCTATACACCAGGG GAAAATCTTCAAAAGTGGCTTACTGACGAGAAGGCACGAGATCAATTTGTAATTCGTGCTGGCACTGATACTGAGGTTCTATGGAATGATGCAAGGCAGTCTAAAACTGAGCTTGTTTACAAGCGTGCT TACTGGACTGAAAGCTTTGTGCAGTGGTCTCCCCTTGGGACATACTTGGCAACAGTTCACAGGCAAGGAGCTGCTGTTTGGGGAGGTGCTAATACATTTAATCGCCTAATGCGTTATGCCCATCCTCAG GTTAAGCTTATTGATTTCTCCCctggtgagaaatatttggtgaCGTACAGCAGCCACGAACCAAGCAATCCTCGTGATGCAAAT AGGGTTGTGATAAACATTTTTGATGTGAGAACGGGGAAAGTGATGAGAGATTTTAAGGGAAGTGCTGATGAATTTGCAATAGGAGGAACTGGTGGTGTTGCAGGAGTTTCTTGGCCTGTTTTCAG ATGGGGCGGTGGAAAAGAGGATAAGTACTTTGCCAAACTTGGGAAGAACATGATATCTGTTTATGAAACAGAGACATTTAGCCTTATTGACAAAAAATCTTTGAAGGTTGAAAATGTTGTGGACTTCAGTTGGTCACCAACAGATCCAATTATTGCACTTTTTGTTCCTGAACTAGGAGGTGGGAACCAACCTGCTAGG GTGAGTCTAGTTCAAATTCCCAGTAAAGAGGAATTGAGGCAAAAGAATCTTTTCAGCGTTAGTGATTGTAAGATGTACTGGCAAAGCAATGGTGATTATCTTGCTGTCAAGGCTGATCGCTATACGAAAACTAAGAAAAGCACATATACAGGCTTTGAGCTCTTCCGCATCAAAGAAAGAGACATACCAATTGAGGTTTTGGAGcttgataataaaaatgacaaGATAATTGCCTTTGCTTGGGAGCCTAAGGGTCACAGGTTCGCTGTTATACATGGGGATAATCCAAGGCCTGATGTTAGCTTTTACTCAATGCGAACTGCTCACAACACAGGCCGAGTTTCAAAGCTAACTACTCTAAAGGGCAAGCAGGCAAATGCCTTATTCTGGTCACCTGGTGGCCGTTTCATTGTACTTGCTGGATTGAAGGGTTTCAATGGTCAGTTGGAATTCTTCAATGTTGATGAGCTTGAAACCATGGCAACTGCTGAACATTTTATGGCAACAGATATTGAATGGGATCCCACTGGAAG GTATGTTGCAACTTCAGTGACTTCAGTTcatgaaatggaaaatggtTTCAACGTATGGTCCTTTAATGGCAAGCTACTTTATCGGATACTGAAGGATCATTTCTTCCAG TTCTTATGGCGCCCAAGGCCACCATCCTTCCTGACTCCTGAGAAGGAGGAAGAGATTGCAAGGAACTTGAAAAAGTACAGTAAGAAGTACGAGGCTGAGGACCAGGATGTATCGATGTTATTGAGCGAGCAAGACCGCGAGAAGAGAAGGATGTTGAAGGAGGAATGGGACAAGTGGGTTAGCGAATGGAGGCGGGCACATGAGGAGGAAAAATTGGAGAGGCAGAAGTTGAGGGATGGAGAAGCTAGTGATGAGGAAGAGGAATACGAGGCCAAGGAAGTTGAAGTAGAGGAAGTGTTGGATGTGTCGGAAGAGGTCCTATCCTATGAAGATTGA